A genome region from Clostridium pasteurianum includes the following:
- a CDS encoding Ger(x)C family spore germination protein, which translates to MKKRIVSLISILMCSIMLTGCFNYKDIDHILFVTAIVFDIDQNNNVVTYIEAFQPIKSAVKSQQGQQRLIFKGTGKTAFEALNDINLHSSFELNYTQVKAYIYSEKAAKKGVKPFIDLGRRRIQLYLRPYVATYFGSVEELMQSKFKENEYVGFLLSQLIMNSGTASRSVELQYNDFLNKRTEKDRGVVMTAIDLKESKYKNSVQLDGGAVYRDDKLIDRMDIAETEAYNFMIDKVGSGSMEVVNPVNKKDFISLWILNSKTKTKTKYYGGKFHVKKIIKVKAAMMESQDYINYNKAMQTRIEENAEKNIINNCNKIFNKYKDKNEDIFSIGDQYENQYKKRKKDIIKDTVLEVEPDVQIERSGKSSSFH; encoded by the coding sequence ATGAAAAAGAGGATAGTTAGTTTAATTTCAATATTAATGTGTAGTATTATGCTTACTGGATGTTTTAATTATAAAGATATAGATCATATTTTATTTGTTACAGCAATAGTTTTTGATATAGACCAAAACAATAATGTAGTTACATATATTGAAGCTTTTCAACCTATTAAAAGTGCAGTAAAGAGTCAGCAGGGTCAACAGAGACTTATATTTAAGGGAACAGGAAAAACTGCTTTTGAGGCATTAAATGATATAAATCTACATTCTAGTTTTGAATTAAATTATACTCAGGTTAAGGCGTATATATATTCTGAGAAGGCTGCTAAAAAGGGAGTAAAACCATTTATAGATTTAGGGCGTAGAAGAATACAACTTTACTTAAGACCATATGTTGCAACATATTTTGGAAGCGTTGAAGAACTTATGCAGAGTAAATTTAAAGAAAATGAATATGTTGGATTTCTATTATCTCAGCTTATAATGAATTCAGGTACAGCATCAAGGTCAGTAGAGCTTCAATATAATGATTTCTTAAATAAAAGAACCGAAAAAGATAGAGGAGTTGTAATGACAGCTATAGATCTTAAAGAAAGCAAGTACAAAAATTCAGTGCAGCTTGATGGAGGAGCAGTTTATCGAGATGATAAATTAATTGACAGAATGGATATAGCTGAAACAGAGGCCTATAATTTTATGATAGATAAAGTAGGCAGCGGATCTATGGAAGTAGTCAATCCCGTTAATAAAAAGGATTTTATTTCTCTCTGGATACTTAATAGCAAAACAAAAACAAAAACAAAATACTATGGTGGAAAATTTCACGTCAAAAAAATCATAAAAGTTAAAGCTGCAATGATGGAGAGTCAGGATTATATAAATTACAATAAAGCTATGCAAACAAGAATAGAAGAAAATGCTGAAAAAAACATAATAAACAATTGCAATAAAATTTTTAATAAGTATAAGGATAAGAATGAGGATATATTTAGCATAGGTGATCAATATGAAAATCAATACAAAAAGCGTAAAAAAGATATAATTAAAGATACTGTGCTTGAGGTTGAGCCAGATGTACAGATCGAGAGAAGTGGCAAATCATCTAGCTTCCATTAA
- the leuS gene encoding leucine--tRNA ligase, producing the protein MSTYSTEIDKKWQKKWKETNVYKFDENNLEKKLYVLEMFSYPSGARLHAGHWFNYAPVDSWARFKKMTGYNVFQPMGFDAFGLPAENYAIKTGIHPKDSTLKNIETMEKQLKSMGAMFDWDHEVITCMPDYYKWTQWLFLELYKHGLAYRKKAAANWCPSCNTVLANEQVVDGCCERCGTEVVKKDLTQWFFKITNYADELLQKLDELDWPEKTKAMQKHWIGKSKGAEVTFKVADSDINFDVFTTRVDTLCGVTYVVLAPESPLADKLTKPEYKENVEAYKIQAQKQSEIERQSLTREKTGVFTGSYAINPINNKKVPIWIADYVIYTYGTGAVMAVPSHDDRDFAFATKYNLPIIRVVEGGDELPYTGYGKLVNSDEFNGLQGNKAKEAIVNKLAKENLGRWKVNYRLRDWLVSRQRYWGAPIPVVYCDKCGIVPVPEKDLPVELPYDVEFKPTGKSPLATSDKFMNTTCPHCGGPARRESDTLDTFVCSSWYYLRYADNKNSDKPFDKEKIDKMLPVDKYVGGPEHACMHLLYARFITKALRDMGYLNFDEPFLSLRHQGLILGPDGQKMSKSKGNTISPDDIIEQYGSDVFRMYLMFGFDYAEGGAWSDDGVKAMAKFVDRFGRMVEASHEEISNPKNTKTDMEKDEKELNYVRNHSIKSITTDMDKFQFNTCIARLMEYTNALSKYLNVNNKNSELLKAATIDILKLIAPFAPHFAEEQWNVMEMGYSIFNQKWPEFDEKALVKDEVEIAIQVNGKIKNKINISTSLSEDEIKSAALNDEKIKDAVSGKNVVKVIVIKGRLVNIVVK; encoded by the coding sequence ATGAGTACTTACAGTACAGAAATTGATAAAAAGTGGCAAAAAAAATGGAAAGAAACAAATGTTTATAAGTTTGATGAAAATAATTTAGAGAAAAAACTATATGTTTTAGAAATGTTCTCCTACCCTTCTGGTGCGAGACTTCATGCAGGCCACTGGTTTAACTATGCACCAGTAGATTCATGGGCAAGATTCAAGAAAATGACTGGTTATAATGTATTTCAGCCGATGGGTTTTGATGCATTCGGTCTTCCAGCTGAAAATTACGCTATAAAAACAGGAATTCATCCTAAAGATTCTACTTTAAAAAATATTGAAACTATGGAAAAGCAACTAAAATCTATGGGAGCAATGTTTGATTGGGATCACGAAGTAATAACATGCATGCCCGATTATTATAAATGGACTCAATGGTTATTCCTAGAACTATATAAACACGGTCTTGCATATAGAAAAAAAGCTGCCGCAAACTGGTGTCCTAGTTGCAATACCGTATTAGCTAATGAACAAGTAGTAGATGGCTGCTGTGAACGATGCGGAACAGAAGTTGTTAAAAAGGACTTAACTCAATGGTTCTTTAAGATAACCAATTATGCTGACGAACTTTTACAAAAATTAGATGAGCTAGATTGGCCTGAAAAAACAAAAGCAATGCAAAAACACTGGATTGGTAAATCTAAAGGTGCTGAAGTAACCTTTAAGGTAGCTGATAGTGATATTAACTTTGATGTATTTACTACAAGAGTAGATACTCTATGTGGTGTAACTTACGTAGTTCTTGCACCAGAAAGCCCTCTTGCAGACAAACTTACAAAACCAGAATATAAAGAAAACGTTGAAGCATACAAAATTCAAGCTCAAAAACAATCTGAAATTGAAAGACAGTCTTTAACACGTGAAAAAACCGGAGTATTTACAGGATCTTATGCAATAAATCCTATAAACAATAAAAAAGTACCTATATGGATTGCAGATTACGTAATATATACATATGGTACTGGTGCAGTTATGGCTGTTCCTTCTCACGATGACAGAGATTTTGCCTTTGCAACTAAATACAATCTTCCAATAATACGAGTCGTTGAAGGTGGAGATGAGCTTCCTTATACCGGATATGGCAAACTTGTTAATAGTGATGAATTTAATGGTCTTCAAGGAAACAAAGCAAAAGAAGCTATCGTAAATAAACTTGCTAAAGAAAACCTTGGCAGATGGAAAGTAAATTACAGACTTCGTGACTGGCTTGTTTCAAGACAAAGATATTGGGGTGCTCCAATTCCAGTAGTATACTGCGATAAATGTGGAATAGTTCCTGTACCTGAAAAAGATCTTCCAGTGGAACTTCCTTATGATGTTGAATTTAAACCTACTGGTAAATCACCTCTTGCAACTTCAGATAAATTTATGAATACGACTTGTCCTCACTGCGGTGGTCCTGCAAGAAGAGAATCAGATACATTAGATACCTTTGTATGTTCTTCATGGTATTATTTAAGATATGCAGATAATAAAAACAGTGATAAACCTTTTGACAAGGAAAAAATAGATAAAATGCTTCCTGTTGATAAATACGTAGGTGGTCCTGAACATGCATGTATGCATTTGCTATATGCTAGATTCATAACAAAAGCTTTAAGAGATATGGGATATCTTAATTTTGATGAACCATTTTTATCGCTAAGACATCAAGGCTTAATCTTGGGACCTGATGGTCAAAAAATGAGTAAATCAAAAGGAAACACAATTTCACCAGATGATATTATAGAACAATATGGTTCTGATGTATTTAGAATGTACTTAATGTTTGGCTTCGACTATGCTGAAGGCGGAGCATGGAGCGATGACGGCGTTAAGGCAATGGCTAAATTTGTAGATAGATTCGGAAGAATGGTTGAAGCTTCCCATGAGGAAATAAGCAATCCTAAAAACACAAAAACTGATATGGAAAAAGATGAAAAAGAATTAAACTATGTTAGAAATCATTCAATTAAATCAATAACAACTGACATGGATAAATTCCAATTCAATACATGTATAGCTAGACTTATGGAATACACAAATGCACTATCAAAATATTTAAATGTAAATAACAAAAACAGTGAATTGCTTAAAGCTGCCACTATCGACATATTAAAATTAATAGCACCATTTGCACCTCACTTTGCTGAAGAACAGTGGAACGTAATGGAGATGGGCTATTCAATCTTTAATCAGAAATGGCCTGAATTTGATGAAAAAGCACTTGTAAAAGATGAAGTTGAAATAGCTATTCAAGTAAATGGAAAGATAAAAAATAAAATCAATATTTCAACTAGTTTAAGCGAGGATGAAATAAAATCTGCCGCTTTAAATGATGAAAAAATTAAAGATGCAGTTAGTGGAAAAAATGTAGTAAAAGTAATAGTTATAAAAGGACGTCTTGTAAATATCGTTGTGAAATAG
- a CDS encoding spore germination protein encodes MNEENLNYIKSKLKDNVDVKYRTIESQNGEINLIFIDNLCDSKFISEYIIGPIMRGKDFIKSVSDLESNALLANSIGNVKDKQDMLLHILSGDVVILTNFYDEIIFCEAKGYVRRSVAIPITEQVIKGPREGFTEAFVDNISLIRRKAKNADLKFESVYLGAKSQTVVVIVYLKGTTPDKLVDNVKKQINDISTEYVLDSNYVEDKLRSKKTAFDTIGYSEKADIVVNHLFRGKVAVIVDGTPFVAIAPYFFYENFHMPDDYYLNKIVVNCTRVLRWLGFAISTFIPGIYISIISYHVSLIPSVFVQRLAISRSGVPFPTIVELILMMFFFQILREAGIRLPQPVGQAMSIVGALILGQSAVEAGLASEITLIVVALSSIASFLTPSLYGPISIWSVIIAIFSGFCGLPGFFAGVFILIGHVGSLKSVGYLYAFPIGTSRTIEHTDRVLRGDLDSADENILQEEDLI; translated from the coding sequence ATGAATGAAGAAAATTTGAATTATATAAAGAGTAAGCTCAAGGATAATGTTGATGTGAAGTATAGGACTATAGAATCGCAAAATGGAGAGATTAATTTAATATTTATAGATAATTTATGTGACTCAAAATTTATAAGTGAGTATATAATTGGGCCTATAATGCGTGGGAAAGATTTTATTAAAAGTGTATCTGATTTGGAAAGTAATGCACTGCTTGCAAATTCTATAGGTAATGTTAAGGATAAGCAGGATATGCTTCTTCATATATTATCAGGTGATGTTGTAATATTAACAAATTTTTATGATGAAATTATATTTTGTGAAGCAAAGGGATACGTAAGAAGGTCTGTGGCAATACCTATAACAGAGCAGGTAATAAAAGGACCTAGAGAGGGTTTTACCGAGGCATTTGTTGACAATATATCTTTAATAAGAAGAAAAGCTAAAAATGCAGATTTAAAGTTTGAGAGTGTATATCTAGGGGCTAAATCTCAAACAGTAGTTGTCATCGTATATTTAAAGGGAACTACTCCAGATAAATTAGTTGATAATGTTAAAAAACAGATAAATGACATAAGTACAGAATATGTTCTCGATTCAAATTATGTTGAAGATAAGCTTAGAAGTAAAAAGACTGCATTTGATACAATTGGATACAGTGAGAAGGCTGATATAGTTGTAAATCATCTGTTTAGAGGAAAGGTAGCAGTTATAGTAGATGGAACGCCGTTTGTTGCAATTGCACCGTACTTTTTTTATGAAAATTTTCATATGCCAGATGATTATTACTTAAATAAGATAGTTGTTAATTGTACTAGAGTACTTAGATGGCTGGGATTTGCAATTTCAACTTTTATTCCGGGAATATATATATCCATCATAAGTTATCATGTATCATTAATTCCATCCGTTTTTGTACAGAGACTTGCTATATCTAGATCAGGTGTTCCTTTTCCGACCATTGTTGAGCTTATATTGATGATGTTTTTCTTTCAAATTTTACGTGAGGCTGGAATTAGACTTCCACAGCCAGTTGGTCAGGCAATGAGTATTGTTGGAGCACTTATTCTAGGGCAATCAGCAGTTGAAGCTGGCTTAGCATCAGAAATAACTTTAATAGTGGTGGCTTTAAGCTCTATAGCGTCTTTTTTAACACCAAGTTTATATGGACCTATTTCAATTTGGTCTGTAATAATAGCAATATTCTCAGGGTTTTGTGGCCTTCCGGGATTTTTTGCTGGAGTATTTATTCTTATAGGTCATGTTGGTTCACTTAAAAGTGTTGGATACTTATATGCTTTTCCAATTGGAACATCCAGGACAATAGAACACACAGATAGGGTACTGAGGGGAGATCTAGACAGTGCTGATGAGAATATTCTGCAGGAAGAGGATTTAATATGA
- a CDS encoding J domain-containing protein produces the protein MDNPYKVLGVNENASQDEIKRAYRELVKKYHPDKYVNNPLKNLAEEKMREINEAYDYLTKNSQNSTYSNSGSSYANNNSSADYYSIRNDLNRGDVSSAERKLNSINSQDAEWFFLMGNVYARKGWYDNALNYIQKACNMNPGNREYMAALQNLQMMNNSYRRPYNMRGYSDRDSSFCDLCVSLWCADTLCNCMGGGC, from the coding sequence ATGGATAATCCATACAAAGTACTTGGTGTAAATGAAAATGCATCACAAGATGAGATAAAAAGAGCCTACAGGGAACTTGTTAAAAAATACCATCCAGATAAATATGTAAATAATCCTTTAAAAAATCTAGCAGAAGAAAAAATGCGAGAAATAAATGAAGCCTATGATTATTTAACAAAAAATTCTCAAAATAGCACATATTCAAATAGTGGAAGTAGTTATGCTAATAATAACAGCAGTGCAGATTATTACTCTATAAGAAATGACTTAAATCGCGGTGATGTAAGTTCAGCTGAAAGAAAATTAAATAGCATAAACAGTCAGGATGCAGAATGGTTTTTTCTAATGGGAAATGTTTATGCTAGAAAAGGCTGGTACGATAATGCCTTAAATTACATACAAAAAGCATGTAATATGAATCCAGGAAATCGTGAGTATATGGCTGCACTTCAAAATTTACAAATGATGAATAACTCTTATAGAAGACCTTATAATATGCGTGGCTATTCCGATAGAGATTCCTCATTTTGTGACTTGTGTGTAAGTTTATGGTGCGCTGATACATTATGTAACTGTATGGGTGGAGGATGTTAA
- a CDS encoding LytR/AlgR family response regulator transcription factor, with protein MDVIICEDNYIQKTKIENIIKEEINRFNLDINITCSTFDPKRIIEYVSRIENKNSIYFLDVELNSELNGIQLARIIRKYDTSGYIVFVTAHAELVMLTFKYKVRAMDYIFKFDAKNLEPKICECLLEAYNNYKNSENTKKKYAFVDVGSKVVKLNFNKILFFETNKNHRIKIHTFDGEIEFYSSLREIEKLIPIYFYRVHRSYIVNIRNIKSIDKNKFIINMVNGERCYVSRRYMKDLLSTIRNSECN; from the coding sequence ATGGATGTTATAATTTGTGAAGACAATTATATTCAAAAAACTAAGATTGAGAATATCATTAAGGAAGAAATAAATAGATTTAATTTAGATATAAATATTACATGTAGCACATTTGATCCTAAACGCATAATTGAGTATGTATCAAGAATAGAAAATAAAAATTCTATATATTTTTTAGATGTTGAATTAAATAGTGAACTTAATGGAATTCAGCTTGCTCGTATTATCAGAAAATATGATACTAGTGGATATATTGTATTTGTTACAGCTCATGCAGAACTAGTTATGTTAACTTTTAAATATAAGGTAAGAGCAATGGATTATATATTTAAGTTTGATGCTAAAAATTTAGAACCTAAAATTTGTGAATGTTTATTAGAGGCATATAATAATTATAAAAATAGTGAAAATACTAAAAAAAAGTATGCTTTCGTAGATGTTGGAAGCAAAGTTGTTAAATTAAATTTTAATAAAATCCTATTTTTTGAAACAAATAAGAATCACAGGATTAAAATTCATACTTTTGATGGAGAGATTGAATTTTACTCATCATTAAGAGAGATAGAAAAATTAATACCGATATATTTTTATAGGGTACATAGATCATATATTGTAAATATAAGAAATATAAAATCAATCGATAAAAATAAATTTATAATAAATATGGTAAATGGGGAGAGGTGCTATGTTTCAAGGAGATATATGAAAGACTTATTAAGTACTATACGAAATAGTGAGTGCAATTAA
- a CDS encoding nucleoid-associated protein, protein MEYVNEVTINEAVIHILDNSSDEVVFNETKMELNDETYEYILKHIQKCLKDEELKYAVFNSEENVIKKLADDCLNGRNDIVSVSKDLAVKLFDIMKLNGSIPSCDLLTVSISTEYGKMLAVLKMDYVKNYTHNVDVIDDKVEINIIPQFVGLPASGQKIQKCVFIKPISKDNNFDLMIIDKRNSKKEEDEYVANYFMDKYIGCRIIDNERDLTKKFVKSAEKWTQKNFKDNADEAETVRRTIKKKLKEDDAIDINEVSNEIFGENQEAKDDFVTFIKKQGVNDDKIELDKHWVENKMKRTRLKIDRDIDLYINEETYNDSSRFEVKRNGDGTINMIIKQVKNYVEK, encoded by the coding sequence TTGGAATATGTAAATGAAGTGACTATAAATGAAGCTGTTATCCATATACTAGATAATAGTTCAGATGAGGTCGTCTTTAATGAAACTAAAATGGAACTTAATGATGAAACTTATGAATATATACTGAAGCACATACAGAAATGCTTGAAGGATGAAGAACTTAAATATGCTGTTTTTAATTCTGAAGAAAATGTCATAAAAAAATTAGCTGATGATTGTTTAAATGGGAGAAATGATATAGTAAGTGTGTCAAAGGATCTAGCAGTAAAACTTTTTGACATTATGAAATTAAATGGGAGTATACCTTCCTGTGATCTTTTAACAGTATCTATATCCACAGAATATGGTAAAATGTTAGCTGTTCTAAAGATGGATTATGTGAAAAATTATACTCATAATGTTGATGTTATAGATGACAAAGTTGAAATAAATATAATACCTCAGTTTGTAGGTCTGCCTGCAAGCGGACAAAAGATACAAAAGTGTGTTTTTATAAAACCAATTAGTAAAGATAATAATTTTGATTTGATGATAATAGATAAAAGAAACAGTAAAAAAGAAGAAGACGAATATGTAGCTAATTATTTTATGGATAAATATATTGGATGCAGGATAATAGACAATGAAAGAGATTTAACTAAAAAGTTTGTTAAGTCTGCTGAAAAGTGGACTCAGAAGAATTTTAAGGATAATGCTGATGAAGCTGAAACAGTTAGAAGAACCATTAAAAAGAAACTTAAGGAAGACGATGCTATTGATATAAATGAAGTATCTAATGAAATTTTTGGAGAGAACCAAGAAGCTAAAGATGATTTTGTTACATTTATTAAAAAGCAGGGAGTAAATGACGATAAAATAGAATTAGATAAACATTGGGTAGAAAACAAAATGAAAAGAACAAGGCTAAAAATTGATAGGGACATAGATTTGTACATAAATGAAGAAACCTATAATGATTCATCGAGATTTGAAGTCAAAAGAAATGGTGATGGCACAATAAACATGATTATAAAGCAAGTAAAAAACTATGTGGAGAAGTAG
- a CDS encoding GerAB/ArcD/ProY family transporter, translated as MMRYLNKNYLVFIALGVSIVSMKSYPTLLTQYGERDTWLALIFSSILLLIFLLFIAKAFSVKDNLELKTIYYKSFGKYLGAFFIWVFELTLILTLIECSACESSMMHVNMLDKTPIWYFLLFFIIPASYIILQGENAMLIVTLIGIFFIMISGINLSTLLFKYRKIEYMLPIMKNGVTRNFLTCVFKGFAMYSGFGILLPFIYKVKSSDKLWKPIIIAWAIAAQMQVFATSGLNMIFVANRLNAMYYPRLLQTQLVNYFDFIESGELYVIFQVIGGWLIKYILTFYAFLIILKQLNIKRKYAFYVISVLAGIVSFFINKNVLNLFNFFNYYTYISCVNFMIIPLIASIIFIIKNRKSRRSSILKH; from the coding sequence ATGATGAGATATTTAAATAAAAATTATTTAGTTTTTATAGCACTAGGAGTCTCAATTGTCTCCATGAAAAGTTATCCTACTTTGTTAACACAATATGGTGAAAGGGACACCTGGCTAGCTCTAATTTTTTCATCAATTTTATTACTTATATTTTTACTTTTTATTGCAAAAGCATTTTCAGTAAAAGATAATTTAGAATTAAAAACTATATATTATAAATCTTTTGGTAAATATCTAGGTGCATTTTTTATATGGGTTTTTGAATTAACTCTGATTTTAACATTAATAGAATGTTCTGCTTGTGAAAGCAGCATGATGCATGTGAATATGTTAGATAAGACTCCCATATGGTATTTTTTACTGTTTTTTATTATTCCTGCATCATACATAATTCTACAGGGAGAAAATGCAATGCTTATTGTAACTCTTATAGGCATCTTTTTTATAATGATTTCTGGAATAAACCTATCAACCTTATTATTTAAATATAGAAAAATTGAATACATGCTGCCCATTATGAAAAATGGAGTCACTCGAAACTTTCTCACCTGCGTATTTAAAGGCTTTGCAATGTATTCAGGTTTCGGCATACTTCTTCCATTTATTTATAAAGTAAAATCAAGTGATAAACTCTGGAAACCAATTATAATAGCTTGGGCAATTGCTGCTCAAATGCAAGTCTTCGCTACATCAGGACTTAATATGATTTTTGTTGCCAATCGTCTTAATGCTATGTATTACCCAAGACTTCTTCAAACACAGTTAGTTAATTACTTTGATTTTATAGAAAGTGGAGAACTTTATGTCATCTTTCAAGTAATTGGAGGCTGGTTAATAAAATACATATTAACTTTTTATGCATTTTTAATCATCTTAAAACAATTAAACATAAAGAGAAAATATGCATTTTACGTAATTTCAGTTCTGGCTGGAATTGTATCATTCTTTATAAATAAAAACGTACTCAACTTATTTAATTTTTTCAATTACTATACATATATATCTTGTGTCAACTTCATGATAATTCCGCTTATTGCATCAATAATATTTATAATTAAAAATAGAAAATCGCGAAGAAGCAGTATTTTAAAACATTAA
- a CDS encoding DUF5685 family protein — MFGYVLPLKGELKIKDYEKFKSYYCGLCLSIKNNYGNLPRLVLNYDMTFLAVLLDSLEDKKCSFLTGRCIAHPVKKKYFIVSNKAVDYAAFCNICLVYYKLVDDAYDDKNLMSKLKSILLKVYFKKFPGEFKNYGNYIKKRLSELNHLEKSSKPLNIDEISHPFSDLTGFIISSYADNKSYRDILYQLGYNLGKWIYIIDAFDDLKDDMNSKKFNAINKTMNKNNEPFEDLVKDISPKISFILSMCGQNCLNNLNKLPLKTNQDILFNILQYGLLDKMKNLNL, encoded by the coding sequence ATGTTTGGATATGTCCTTCCTTTAAAAGGAGAACTAAAAATAAAAGACTACGAAAAATTTAAATCATACTACTGTGGTCTATGCTTATCCATAAAAAATAATTATGGAAATTTACCTAGGCTTGTATTAAATTACGATATGACTTTTTTGGCTGTTCTTTTGGACTCACTTGAGGATAAAAAATGCAGTTTTTTAACGGGAAGATGCATTGCACATCCCGTTAAAAAGAAATACTTTATAGTAAGTAACAAAGCAGTTGATTATGCTGCCTTTTGTAATATATGCTTAGTTTATTATAAACTAGTAGATGATGCTTATGATGATAAAAATTTAATGAGCAAATTAAAATCTATTCTTCTTAAAGTGTACTTTAAAAAATTTCCCGGTGAATTTAAAAATTATGGTAATTATATTAAAAAGAGGCTTTCGGAACTAAATCACCTTGAAAAAAGCAGTAAACCCTTAAATATTGATGAAATTTCTCATCCCTTTTCAGATTTAACAGGATTTATAATTTCTTCTTATGCAGATAATAAATCTTATAGGGACATATTATATCAATTAGGGTATAATTTAGGGAAGTGGATATACATAATAGATGCTTTTGATGATCTTAAAGATGATATGAACTCGAAAAAATTTAATGCTATAAATAAAACTATGAATAAAAATAATGAACCTTTTGAAGATTTAGTAAAGGATATATCTCCTAAAATATCTTTTATATTATCAATGTGCGGTCAAAATTGTCTTAACAACTTAAATAAGCTTCCACTCAAAACAAATCAGGATATACTTTTCAATATTCTTCAATATGGTTTGCTGGATAAAATGAAAAATCTTAATTTATAA
- a CDS encoding GTP pyrophosphokinase, giving the protein MSTIEWKAFLIPYEQAVEELKVKFKSIRKEYRKKNEYSPIEFVTGRVKEISSILEKANKFNIPDDRIMFEMEDICGIRIMCQFVDDITKVVNIIRSRKDMQIMYEKDYVTNVKNSGYRSYHIIIKYPVSMAEEQKEIIAEVQIRTLAMNFWATIEHSLNYKYKHEIPEDIKMRLKTAADAAFQLDEHMLGIKDEIKDAQKLFEVKSSIVSNIIRNIMVITSIGKLSDAEVYKSKLNQLINEGEVFELNNLLDSTEKTLK; this is encoded by the coding sequence ATGTCTACAATTGAATGGAAAGCTTTTTTAATACCATATGAACAAGCGGTGGAAGAATTAAAAGTTAAGTTTAAAAGCATAAGAAAAGAATATAGAAAAAAAAATGAATATTCTCCAATAGAGTTTGTTACGGGGAGAGTAAAGGAAATTTCAAGCATATTGGAAAAAGCAAATAAATTTAATATACCAGACGATAGAATAATGTTTGAAATGGAAGATATATGTGGGATACGTATAATGTGTCAATTTGTTGATGACATAACAAAGGTAGTAAACATAATTAGGTCAAGGAAAGATATGCAGATAATGTATGAGAAGGACTATGTTACAAATGTTAAAAATAGCGGATATAGAAGTTACCATATTATAATAAAGTATCCTGTAAGTATGGCGGAGGAACAGAAGGAGATAATAGCTGAAGTTCAAATCAGAACACTTGCTATGAATTTTTGGGCTACCATAGAACATTCTTTAAATTATAAATACAAACATGAAATACCTGAAGATATTAAGATGAGATTAAAAACCGCAGCTGATGCAGCCTTTCAACTTGATGAACATATGCTTGGAATAAAAGATGAAATTAAGGATGCACAAAAGCTCTTTGAGGTAAAATCAAGTATTGTGTCAAATATTATAAGAAATATAATGGTAATCACTTCTATTGGAAAGTTATCTGATGCTGAGGTATATAAAAGTAAACTTAACCAGTTAATTAACGAAGGAGAAGTATTTGAATTGAATAATTTACTTGATAGTACAGAAAAAACTTTGAAATGA
- a CDS encoding class IV adenylate cyclase: protein MKEAETRIINIDVTKVRTILKNSNIINVKKENQTNEIYDFPDGKLLNEKGYARIRTVENMLDNSMHYYMTVKKMLSQEKFKVMEEHEIEISSPSKGSEIFEALGLIKNQTIKKYRESYEYKHSLIEIDINDKSFCPFPYIEIETAFENELEEIVKLLGYSMKDTTSKTIYEILGEKGARGL, encoded by the coding sequence TTGAAAGAAGCTGAAACAAGAATTATAAATATAGACGTAACTAAAGTACGAACTATATTAAAAAATTCAAATATAATAAATGTAAAAAAAGAAAACCAGACAAATGAAATATATGACTTTCCTGACGGAAAACTTTTAAACGAAAAAGGTTATGCAAGAATAAGAACTGTTGAAAATATGCTCGACAATTCTATGCATTACTATATGACTGTTAAGAAAATGTTAAGCCAAGAAAAATTTAAAGTAATGGAAGAACATGAAATAGAAATAAGTAGTCCTTCAAAAGGATCCGAAATTTTCGAAGCTTTAGGACTTATAAAAAATCAAACTATAAAAAAATATAGGGAAAGTTATGAGTATAAACATTCACTCATAGAAATAGATATAAATGATAAATCCTTCTGTCCTTTTCCATACATAGAAATAGAAACTGCTTTCGAAAATGAACTAGAAGAAATAGTTAAACTTTTAGGCTATTCAATGAAAGATACAACTTCTAAAACAATATATGAAATACTTGGTGAAAAAGGAGCTCGCGGTTTATAA